A genome region from Triticum aestivum cultivar Chinese Spring chromosome 2B, IWGSC CS RefSeq v2.1, whole genome shotgun sequence includes the following:
- the LOC123043873 gene encoding uncharacterized protein, whose amino-acid sequence MASSSSSGPLKPVADLPSSCSPASHHPLQFITDVGLAASHAESKVSPCRQADGSPSAEVMGPEVSLPEDIIWKIHALMPIQDAARAACLSHDFLHSWRCYPKLIFDMRALGKQTRDFINIVDHIMRNHSGVGVKTFKLQTRDEFTVHPSYLDRWLQVAITPGIKEFTLGLPINSKLKYNFPGSLLSPEAAHSIQYFHITSCAFHSVGKVGRLSGLKTLCLHDVGITGEELYLLLSNSFLLEHLDLESCYDIHCLKIPHFWSKLNILEVQCCKMLQMIECSAPNLSTFNYDGPLIHISLGGSLQVKKMQMTCAIVPNLLHYASAKLLSIAPNVQTLFLHSLYETVNTPVVLGKFLHLKYLEIKLFMPSRSPGYDFCSLVSFLDASPTLKTFVLRVEAPTMEGGLIPGVNIGEDSSLASCLPKHRHRKLKSVIITGFCPWKTMIELTRCILDYATSLKHLTLDTTSGYHRRRWGNCFPLGRDTIMEARKAIAAIKTYIEGKVPSKIKFKVLEPCNCNKCQEC is encoded by the exons ATGGCTTCCTCCTCATCCTCAGGTCCACTCAAGCCTGTTGCTGACCTTCCATCATCCTGCAGCCCTGCATCTCATCATCCTCTTCAGTTTATAACTG ATGTTGGTTTGGCTGCCTCTCATGCTGAAAGCAAGGTTTCACCTTGCCGACAGGCTGATGGTTCTCCAAGTGCTGAAGTAATGGGGCCAGAGGTTAGCCTTCCAGAG GATATCATTTGGAAGATACATGCCCTTATGCCTATTCAAGATGCCGCTCGTGCTGCCTGCTTGTCTCATGATTTTCTTCACTCTTGGAGATGCTATCCCAAGCTCATATTTGATATGAGAGCACTAGGCAAACAAACAAGGGATTTTATCAACATAGTTGACCACATCATGCGGAATCACTCTGGCGTTGGGGTGAAGACATTTAAATTGCAAACTCGCGATGAGTTCACTGTGCATCCAAGTTATCTTGATCGCTGGCTGCAAGTTGCAATTACACCTGGGATCAAAGAATTTACGCTAGGGCTCCCCATAAATAGCAAGCTGAAATATAACTTTCCTGGTTCACTTCTATCTCCTGAGGCAGCACACTCAATCCAGTATTTTCACATCACTAGCTGTGCTTTTCATTCTGTAGGCAAAGTTGGTCGCTTGAGTGGTTTGAAGACTCTTTGTCTGCATGATGTTGGTATTACTGGGGAGGAGTTATATCTACTTCTGTCCAATTCCTTCTTGTTAGAGCATTTGGATCTCGAGTCCTGCTACGATATACATTGCTTAAAGATACCACATTTTTGGTCGAAGCTTAACATCCTGGAAGTGCAATGTTGCAAAATGTTACAGATGATTGAATGCAGTGCTCCAAACCTCTCCACCTTCAATTATGATGGTCCCCTGATACATATCTCGCTTGGAGGTTCATTGCAAGTGAAGAAAATGCAAATGACATGTGCTATTGTGCCTAACCTGCTCCATTATGCTAGTGCCAAGCTTTTATCCATTGCGCCAAATGTCCAAACTCTTTTTTTACACTCACTTTATGAG ACAGTCAATACACCTGTGGTGCTGGGTAAATTTCTGCACCTCAAGTATTTGGAGATAAAACTTTTCATGCCAAGTCGTTCTCCAGGTTACGACTTCTGTTCTTTGGTTTCTTTTCTTGATGCTTCTCCCACCTTGAAGACTTTCGTCTTGCGT GTGGAGGCTCCTACCATGGAAGGTGGTTTGATTCCTGGAGTCAATATTGGCGAGGACTCCTCACTGGCAAGTTGTCTTCCGAAACACCGACATCGCAAGCTTAAGAGTGTGATCATCACTGGCTTTTGCCCCTGGAAGACAATGATTGAGCTAACGAGATGTATTCTTGATTATGCAACGTCACTGAAGCACCTTACCCTGGACACTACTAGTGGATATCATAGGAGGAGGTGGGGCAACTGTTTCCCTTTGGGTAGGGATACAATTATGGAAGCCCGGAAGGCTATTGCGGCTATCAAGACATACATAGAGGGGAAAGTACCTTCAAAGATCAAGTTTAAGGTTCTTGAGCCCTGCAACTGCAATAAGTGTCAAGAATGTTGA